A genomic segment from Moorena sp. SIOASIH encodes:
- a CDS encoding glycosyltransferase family 4 protein produces MRIAQVSPLWERVPPPGYGGIELVVSQLTDELVRRGHDVTLFASGDSITIAKLKSVAPQALRLDPSVEAPIVYELLQLAQIGEVADEFDLIHFHTGMITFPVIDTYKTPVVHTMHGRFGNDISKAYARYSHIPHISISNHQRSSGPEMNYVATVYNSVKIEDYPFNPKAADDPPYLGFLGRLSKEKGPHHAIRIARETGWNLKMAGKVDVVDREFFEQEIAPQIDGKQIQYLGEVTHEQKVELLSKASLTVFPIIWPEPFGLVMLESMCVGTPVIATNFGAVPEVVADKRTGIICANPEDMDALIPEALKLSREECRKYVEETFSVPKMVDGYEAAYQKVLEQHKSANGITSAPVSAV; encoded by the coding sequence ATGCGGATAGCTCAAGTTTCCCCCTTATGGGAGAGAGTTCCCCCACCAGGCTATGGTGGTATCGAACTAGTTGTGAGCCAACTCACTGATGAATTAGTTCGCCGTGGTCACGATGTCACCCTATTTGCGTCTGGAGATTCCATCACTATCGCTAAACTAAAGTCTGTGGCTCCTCAGGCTTTGCGCCTTGACCCTTCGGTAGAGGCACCAATAGTTTACGAACTACTGCAACTGGCTCAGATTGGCGAGGTGGCTGATGAGTTTGACCTAATTCACTTTCACACAGGGATGATTACCTTTCCGGTGATTGACACGTACAAGACCCCTGTGGTTCATACCATGCATGGTCGCTTTGGCAATGATATTAGCAAGGCTTATGCGCGATACAGCCACATACCCCATATTAGCATCAGTAATCATCAGCGGTCATCCGGACCAGAGATGAATTATGTTGCTACCGTTTACAATAGTGTTAAAATAGAGGATTATCCGTTCAATCCAAAAGCAGCCGATGACCCCCCCTACTTAGGGTTTTTGGGTCGTTTGTCAAAGGAGAAAGGTCCTCATCATGCGATCAGAATTGCCCGTGAAACTGGCTGGAACTTGAAAATGGCGGGCAAGGTTGATGTAGTTGACCGGGAATTCTTTGAACAAGAGATTGCTCCCCAAATCGACGGTAAACAAATTCAATACTTGGGTGAAGTGACCCACGAACAGAAGGTGGAATTATTATCCAAAGCCAGCCTGACCGTCTTTCCGATTATCTGGCCCGAACCTTTTGGTTTGGTAATGCTTGAGTCAATGTGTGTTGGGACTCCAGTGATTGCCACGAACTTTGGCGCTGTACCGGAGGTGGTGGCCGACAAGAGAACTGGGATAATCTGTGCTAATCCTGAGGATATGGACGCTCTCATTCCAGAGGCTCTTAAACTCTCTCGGGAAGAGTGCCGTAAGTATGTGGAAGAGACCTTCAGTGTTCCCAAGATGGTTGATGGCTATGAAGCGGCTTATCAGAAAGTGCTAGAACAGCATAAGTCAGCTAATGGCATAACCTCAGCCCCTGTAAGTGCAGTATAA